From the Paraburkholderia sp. PREW-6R genome, one window contains:
- a CDS encoding AGE family epimerase/isomerase: MTPSDSLHSANSSAVPAVESYRSRDFLLSHIQHTLRFYAPNVLDPSGGFFHFFRDDGSVYDATTRHLVSSCRYVFNYAMAYREFGDPQHLEYARHGLRFLREVHWDAQKEGYDWELEWRDGRKRVIDATRHCYGLAFVLLAYAHAAMAGIEEAKPMIAATFELMEHRFWDAAAGLYADEASPEWHVSSYRGQNANMHTTEALLAAHEATGHLVYLDRAERVASNITLRQAKLSQGLVWEHFHADWSVDWHYNEEDSSNIFRPWGFQPGHQTEWAKLLLILERFRPLPWLLPRAIELFDAAMTHAWDEDHGGLYYGFGPDGTVCDHDKYFWVQAETFAAAALLGKRTGNERFWDWYDEIWRYSWAHFVDHKYGAWYRILTCDNRKYSDEKSPAGKTDYHTMGACYEVLAHALSDGTAAESDSAEHAQ, encoded by the coding sequence ATGACGCCATCCGATTCGCTTCACTCCGCCAACAGCTCCGCCGTGCCGGCTGTCGAAAGCTATCGCAGCCGGGATTTCCTGCTCTCGCACATTCAGCACACGCTGCGCTTTTACGCGCCGAACGTGCTCGATCCGAGCGGCGGGTTCTTCCACTTCTTCCGCGACGACGGCTCGGTGTACGACGCGACCACGCGGCACCTGGTCAGCAGTTGCCGCTACGTGTTCAACTACGCGATGGCGTACCGTGAGTTCGGCGACCCGCAGCATCTCGAATACGCGCGCCACGGGTTGCGCTTTCTGCGCGAGGTGCACTGGGACGCGCAAAAGGAAGGCTACGACTGGGAACTCGAATGGCGCGACGGCCGCAAGCGCGTCATCGACGCCACGCGTCATTGCTACGGTCTTGCGTTCGTGCTGCTCGCGTATGCGCATGCGGCGATGGCCGGCATCGAAGAAGCAAAGCCGATGATCGCCGCCACTTTCGAGTTGATGGAACACCGCTTCTGGGATGCCGCCGCCGGTCTGTACGCGGACGAAGCGTCGCCGGAATGGCACGTCAGCTCGTATCGCGGACAGAACGCGAACATGCACACCACCGAGGCGCTCCTCGCCGCGCACGAGGCGACCGGTCATCTGGTGTATCTGGATCGCGCCGAGCGGGTGGCGTCGAACATCACGCTGCGCCAGGCCAAGTTGTCGCAAGGGCTCGTGTGGGAGCATTTTCACGCGGACTGGTCGGTCGACTGGCATTACAACGAAGAAGACAGTTCGAACATTTTCCGGCCGTGGGGTTTCCAGCCGGGGCACCAGACAGAATGGGCGAAGCTGCTGCTGATTCTCGAACGCTTCCGTCCGCTGCCGTGGCTGCTGCCGCGCGCGATCGAGCTATTCGACGCCGCCATGACGCACGCATGGGACGAAGATCACGGCGGCCTGTATTACGGCTTCGGGCCGGACGGCACGGTGTGCGATCACGACAAATATTTCTGGGTGCAGGCGGAAACCTTCGCAGCGGCTGCGCTGCTCGGCAAGCGCACCGGCAACGAACGCTTCTGGGACTGGTACGACGAGATCTGGCGCTATAGCTGGGCGCACTTCGTCGATCACAAATACGGCGCGTGGTATCGCATACTCACGTGCGACAACCGCAAATACAGCGACGAAAAAAGCCCGGCCGGCAAAACCGACTATCACACCATGGGCGCGTGCTACGAAGTCCTCGCGCATGCGCTGTCCGACGGCACGGCCGCCGAGTCTGATTCCGCGGAGCACGCACAATGA
- a CDS encoding nitronate monooxygenase family protein, with the protein MALPAVLQKLALPVVASPMFIVSYPELVLAQCKAGIVGSFPALNARPAELLDEWLTQIQTQLAEHRAANPDAIIGPVAVNQIVHQSNTRLEHDVRVCVEHKVPIFITSLRAPAREIVDAVHSYGGIVLHDVINLRHAQKALEAGVDGLILVASGAGGHAGTTSPFALVGEVRRIFDGPIVLSGSIANGGSILAAQAMGADLAYMGTRFIATKEAHAVESYKQAIVKSTASDIIYTNLFTGVHGNYIRESIVNAGLDPEALPESDKTKMNFGNDKAKAWKDIWGAGQGVGLMDDVPGVAELVQRLSKEYNDAKARLGIAR; encoded by the coding sequence ATGGCTTTGCCCGCCGTCCTGCAAAAACTCGCACTTCCCGTCGTGGCGTCGCCCATGTTCATCGTCAGCTATCCGGAACTCGTGCTGGCCCAATGCAAGGCGGGAATCGTCGGCTCGTTTCCGGCGCTGAACGCCCGCCCAGCCGAACTGCTCGACGAATGGCTCACGCAGATTCAAACGCAACTCGCCGAACACCGGGCAGCGAATCCCGACGCGATCATCGGGCCGGTCGCCGTGAACCAGATCGTACATCAGTCGAATACGCGACTCGAGCATGACGTGCGTGTTTGCGTCGAACACAAGGTGCCGATTTTCATCACGAGTCTACGGGCGCCGGCGCGCGAGATCGTCGATGCGGTGCACAGCTACGGCGGCATCGTGCTGCACGACGTGATCAACCTACGGCATGCGCAGAAGGCGCTGGAAGCAGGCGTCGACGGTTTGATCCTGGTGGCTTCGGGTGCCGGCGGACATGCGGGCACGACGTCGCCGTTCGCACTGGTCGGCGAAGTGCGGCGCATCTTCGACGGCCCGATCGTGCTGTCGGGCTCGATTGCGAACGGCGGCTCGATTCTCGCCGCGCAAGCGATGGGCGCGGATCTCGCGTACATGGGCACGCGTTTCATCGCCACCAAAGAGGCGCACGCGGTGGAGAGCTACAAGCAGGCCATCGTCAAGTCCACTGCGTCGGACATCATCTACACGAACCTCTTCACCGGCGTGCACGGCAATTACATACGCGAGAGTATCGTGAACGCCGGTCTCGACCCCGAAGCACTGCCCGAATCGGACAAAACCAAGATGAACTTCGGCAACGACAAGGCCAAAGCGTGGAAAGACATCTGGGGCGCGGGCCAGGGTGTCGGGCTGATGGACGATGTGCCGGGCGTCGCCGAACTGGTGCAGCGTCTGTCGAAGGAATACAACGACGCGAAAGCGCGGCTGGGCATTGCACGCTAG
- a CDS encoding ion channel, protein MATEPSERFSDIEDADTRSAPRRARGSRELRLDDRVIISHGMPTPLWQDLYHRALVVRWPMFFVSLAVLFLLLNTAFAALYMAGQSPIANQFPAGFGGAFFFSVETLATVGYGDMHPQTVYAHWIATLEIFVGMSSIALATGLIFARFSRPHAKIVFARFAVVRPLEGRMTLMVRAANARQNVIAEARAKLRIMRVETTVEGYTLRKLYDLALVRDQHPVFKLGWVLMHVIDESSPLFGETTETLRGRDTTLLLTLEGVDESTSQTMQARHMWTCDQIFWQYRFVDIMTERDGMSHIDYSHFDEIVPLDAGSDSAATAKAAA, encoded by the coding sequence ATGGCCACTGAACCGTCAGAGCGCTTTTCAGACATCGAAGACGCGGACACACGTAGCGCGCCGCGCCGTGCACGAGGCAGCCGCGAGTTGCGTCTGGACGACCGCGTCATCATTTCGCACGGAATGCCGACGCCGCTCTGGCAAGACCTCTATCACCGCGCACTGGTCGTACGCTGGCCGATGTTTTTCGTCTCGCTCGCCGTGCTGTTCCTGCTGCTCAACACCGCGTTTGCCGCGCTTTACATGGCCGGTCAATCGCCGATCGCGAACCAGTTCCCGGCCGGCTTCGGCGGTGCGTTTTTCTTTAGCGTGGAAACGCTCGCCACTGTCGGCTACGGCGACATGCACCCGCAAACCGTTTACGCGCACTGGATCGCCACGCTGGAAATTTTCGTCGGCATGTCGAGCATCGCGTTGGCGACCGGACTGATCTTCGCGCGCTTCTCGCGCCCGCACGCGAAGATCGTGTTCGCCCGCTTCGCGGTGGTGCGGCCGCTCGAAGGCCGGATGACGCTGATGGTACGCGCCGCCAATGCGCGCCAGAACGTGATTGCGGAGGCGCGAGCCAAGCTGCGCATCATGCGTGTCGAGACGACGGTCGAAGGCTATACGCTGCGCAAGCTCTACGACCTGGCGCTCGTGCGCGACCAGCACCCCGTCTTCAAACTCGGCTGGGTACTCATGCATGTGATCGACGAAAGCAGCCCGCTCTTCGGCGAAACCACCGAGACGCTGAGAGGCCGCGACACGACACTGCTGCTCACACTCGAAGGCGTCGACGAATCGACTTCCCAAACCATGCAGGCGCGCCACATGTGGACGTGCGACCAGATTTTCTGGCAGTACCGATTCGTCGACATCATGACCGAGCGCGATGGGATGAGCCATATCGACTACTCGCACTTCGACGAGATCGTTCCGCTCGACGCCGGCTCGGACTCCGCCGCAACTGCAAAAGCGGCCGCCTAG
- a CDS encoding porin — protein sequence MKTSISSALKTTLKATACAALLASASSAFAQSSVQLYGQVDEWVGAQKFPGGKTAVEVSGGGMSTSYWGLKGAEDLGNGYKAIFALEGFFLAQNGQYGRFTGDTMFSRNAYVGIESPYGTVTAGRLTTPLFVSTILFNPFVDSYEFSPMIWHTYLGLGTFPAYTTDQGVTGDSGWSNAVSYASPNFNGLSATAMYALGNTTENGAKKWSGQVLYFHGPFAATAVYQYVNFNNVPSDLGSFANSGVPGLKSQSVAQAGVSYDLKYVKFFGQYMYTYNDQQITSWHVNTAQGGASIPVGPGTVMASYAYSRDGGGLDQTRQTAALGYDYPLSKRTDVYAAYMYDHITNQSSGNTYGVGLRAKF from the coding sequence ATGAAAACAAGCATCAGCAGTGCACTGAAGACCACCCTCAAGGCGACCGCGTGTGCCGCTCTGCTGGCCAGTGCATCGTCTGCTTTTGCGCAATCGAGCGTGCAGCTTTATGGTCAGGTCGACGAATGGGTCGGCGCGCAGAAATTTCCGGGCGGGAAGACGGCCGTGGAAGTGTCTGGCGGCGGTATGTCCACGTCGTACTGGGGTTTGAAGGGGGCTGAAGATCTGGGCAACGGCTACAAGGCGATCTTCGCGCTGGAAGGCTTCTTCCTTGCGCAGAACGGCCAGTATGGCCGCTTTACCGGCGACACGATGTTCTCGCGTAACGCGTACGTCGGTATCGAATCGCCTTACGGTACAGTCACGGCCGGCCGTTTGACCACGCCGCTGTTCGTGTCGACGATTCTGTTCAACCCGTTCGTCGATTCGTACGAATTTTCGCCGATGATCTGGCACACGTACCTGGGACTCGGCACCTTCCCGGCCTACACGACGGATCAGGGCGTGACGGGCGACTCCGGCTGGAGCAACGCGGTGTCGTACGCATCGCCGAACTTTAACGGCCTGTCCGCGACCGCGATGTACGCGCTCGGCAACACCACGGAAAACGGTGCGAAGAAGTGGAGCGGCCAGGTGCTGTACTTCCACGGCCCGTTCGCGGCGACCGCCGTCTACCAGTACGTGAACTTCAATAACGTGCCGAGCGACCTGGGCAGCTTCGCCAATTCCGGCGTGCCGGGCCTGAAGAGCCAGAGCGTCGCCCAGGCAGGCGTGTCGTACGACCTGAAGTACGTGAAGTTCTTTGGTCAGTACATGTACACGTACAACGATCAGCAGATCACGAGCTGGCACGTGAACACCGCGCAGGGCGGCGCGTCGATCCCTGTGGGGCCGGGCACGGTGATGGCGTCGTACGCGTACTCGCGCGACGGCGGCGGCCTCGATCAGACGCGTCAGACTGCGGCACTCGGCTACGACTACCCGCTGTCCAAGCGGACGGACGTCTACGCGGCTTACATGTATGACCACATCACGAATCAGTCAAGCGGCAACACGTACGGCGTCGGCCTGCGCGCGAAGTTCTGA
- a CDS encoding LacI family DNA-binding transcriptional regulator, with translation MATTIRDVAREASVSIGTVSRALKNQPGLSEATRERVVQAARKLGYDAAQLRPRIRRLTFLLHRQHNNFAVSPFFSHVLHGVEDACRERGIVPSVLTAGPTEDVIQQMRLHAPDAVAIAGFVEPETLSTLVAMQRPLVLIDLWAPGLRSVNLDNAAGAMLAMQHLFDQQRKRVAFIGGSLAHFSIAQRALGYRRAFFEAGLLFDPSLEVVIDAGLDPDSGAARAMHQLLEAPGPHPDAVFAYNDAAALAALRACLARGLRVPEDIAIIGFDDIPAAAHATPPLSTICVDKEALGRRGVELLLEDAPAELEVRLPVHLIARASTLVKTP, from the coding sequence ATGGCAACAACCATCCGCGACGTCGCCCGCGAGGCCAGCGTATCGATCGGCACCGTGTCGCGCGCGTTGAAGAATCAGCCGGGCTTGTCGGAGGCGACGCGCGAGCGCGTCGTTCAGGCCGCGCGCAAACTCGGCTATGACGCCGCCCAACTGCGGCCGCGCATCCGGCGGCTGACTTTCCTGCTGCATCGTCAGCACAACAACTTCGCGGTCAGCCCGTTCTTCTCGCACGTACTGCACGGTGTCGAAGACGCATGCCGCGAGCGCGGCATTGTGCCTTCCGTGCTGACAGCCGGTCCGACCGAGGACGTCATCCAGCAGATGCGGCTGCATGCGCCCGACGCAGTGGCGATCGCCGGTTTTGTCGAGCCGGAGACGCTGAGCACGCTGGTCGCCATGCAGCGCCCGCTCGTGCTGATCGATCTGTGGGCGCCCGGCCTGCGCTCGGTGAATCTCGACAATGCCGCGGGCGCGATGCTCGCGATGCAACATCTGTTCGACCAGCAACGCAAGCGCGTCGCATTCATTGGCGGCTCGCTCGCGCACTTCAGCATTGCGCAGCGCGCGCTTGGCTACCGGCGTGCCTTTTTCGAAGCGGGGCTGCTGTTCGACCCGTCGCTCGAAGTCGTCATCGACGCCGGTCTTGATCCCGACAGCGGCGCCGCGCGCGCAATGCATCAATTGCTCGAAGCACCCGGCCCACATCCCGACGCCGTGTTCGCCTACAACGACGCCGCCGCGCTCGCCGCGCTGCGCGCGTGCCTCGCGCGCGGACTGCGCGTGCCCGAGGACATCGCCATCATCGGCTTCGACGACATTCCCGCCGCCGCGCATGCCACGCCGCCGCTATCGACCATCTGCGTCGACAAGGAAGCGCTTGGCCGGCGCGGCGTCGAACTCCTGCTGGAAGACGCACCCGCCGAACTCGAGGTGCGCCTGCCCGTCCATCTCATTGCCCGTGCCAGTACTCTGGTGAAAACGCCATGA
- a CDS encoding carbohydrate kinase yields the protein MSHLNTNNGFPQFVSAGDILTDLVRTGASQWLSRPGGAGWNVARCVARLGLPTACAGSLGVDNFSDELWNASVAAGLDMRFMQRVERAPLLAIVHQTHPPAYFFMGENSADLAFDPSRLPDGWTSHVKWAHFGCISLVRQPLGDTLATLAADLRAQGVKISFDPNYRNLMEHGYEPTLRKMAALADLIKVSDEDLRLIFKTDDEAAALARLRALNPAATVMVTRGPETATLIDGATITEARPPRVEVVDTVGAGDASIGGLLFSLMTAPQRAWSEHLQFALAAGAAACRHAGAHAPSLDEVVALL from the coding sequence ATGAGCCACCTGAACACGAACAACGGGTTTCCTCAATTCGTCTCGGCTGGGGACATCCTCACCGATCTCGTGCGCACCGGCGCGTCGCAGTGGCTCTCGCGGCCAGGCGGCGCGGGCTGGAACGTCGCGCGCTGCGTCGCGCGGCTGGGTTTGCCGACCGCCTGCGCGGGTTCGCTCGGCGTGGATAATTTCTCCGACGAACTGTGGAACGCGAGCGTCGCCGCCGGGCTCGACATGCGCTTCATGCAGCGCGTGGAGCGTGCGCCGCTGCTGGCGATCGTCCACCAGACGCATCCGCCCGCGTACTTCTTCATGGGCGAGAACAGCGCCGATCTCGCGTTCGATCCGTCCCGCTTGCCGGACGGCTGGACGAGCCACGTGAAGTGGGCGCACTTCGGCTGCATCAGCCTCGTGCGGCAGCCGCTCGGCGATACCCTCGCCACGCTCGCCGCCGACCTGCGCGCGCAAGGCGTGAAAATCAGCTTCGATCCGAACTACCGCAACCTGATGGAACACGGCTACGAGCCGACGCTGCGCAAGATGGCCGCGCTCGCCGATCTGATCAAGGTATCCGACGAAGACCTGCGCCTGATCTTCAAGACCGACGACGAAGCAGCCGCCCTCGCCCGATTGCGTGCGCTGAACCCGGCGGCCACCGTCATGGTCACGCGCGGGCCGGAAACGGCCACGCTGATCGACGGCGCGACGATCACCGAAGCGCGTCCGCCGCGCGTGGAAGTGGTGGATACGGTCGGCGCCGGCGACGCGTCGATTGGCGGTCTGCTGTTCAGCCTGATGACAGCGCCGCAACGCGCGTGGTCCGAACATCTGCAGTTCGCTCTGGCGGCGGGCGCAGCCGCCTGCCGGCATGCCGGCGCGCACGCGCCGTCGCTCGATGAAGTCGTCGCGCTGTTGTAA
- a CDS encoding EAL domain-containing protein — MQPRSPSRSAAPRIEELIARRELSAVFQPIIDFDGAAILGYEGLIRGPASTPLESPFALFSQAHAEDCTIALERAAARTCIDAFAQLDFDGKLFLNFSAGALVQLADSHDNSLAMLRNHGVDPQRIVIELTEQSTILDVGSFAPVISALRTTGAQFALDDYGTANASMSLWVHLQPDVVKIDRFFIHDIASDPLKFEAVRAMQHFANASGARLVAEGIENEADLIVVRDMGIDCGQGFFFGRPNARPARSVTDDARDALCAGHIAVFPETTRTVSSASPSGGMASEKMLVHAPALPRQATNNDVLDLFNRMPELHAVAVVERDEPVALINRRSFMDRYALPYHRELFGKRPCLQFANASPVIIEKSMTVEQMAKLLASDDQRYLADGFVITENGKYAGLGTGEKLVRAVTEVRIEAARYANPLTFLPGNIPISSHIVRLLGNEAGFYACYVDLNHFKPFNDQYGYWQGDEVLKFAAAVLVDVCDPTRDFLGHVGGDDFLILFQSDDWEERVSRAIHLFNEGAQRFYAPADRLAGGIHGEDRRGNPTFFGFVTMAIGCVRVEPGNGTIVFSSEEIASVAALAKRRAKQEPGGFVLIGADECVALLRGQNDAAPPKAD, encoded by the coding sequence ATGCAACCTCGCTCGCCCTCCCGATCCGCCGCGCCGCGCATCGAGGAGTTGATCGCCCGGCGTGAGCTGTCCGCAGTGTTCCAGCCGATCATCGATTTCGATGGCGCCGCGATTCTTGGCTACGAAGGTCTGATTCGCGGCCCGGCAAGCACGCCGCTCGAATCGCCGTTCGCGCTTTTCTCGCAGGCGCACGCCGAAGACTGCACGATCGCGCTCGAGCGGGCCGCGGCGCGCACCTGCATCGATGCGTTCGCGCAACTCGACTTCGACGGCAAGCTGTTCCTGAATTTCAGCGCGGGGGCGCTCGTGCAGCTGGCCGACTCGCACGACAACTCGCTTGCCATGCTGAGAAATCACGGCGTCGATCCCCAGCGAATCGTGATCGAACTGACCGAACAGAGCACGATTCTCGACGTCGGCAGTTTCGCCCCCGTGATCTCCGCGCTGCGCACCACGGGCGCACAATTCGCGCTCGACGATTACGGCACCGCGAACGCCAGCATGAGCTTGTGGGTACATCTGCAACCGGACGTCGTGAAGATCGACCGCTTCTTCATCCATGACATTGCGAGCGACCCGCTCAAGTTTGAGGCGGTGCGCGCCATGCAGCATTTCGCCAACGCGAGCGGCGCGCGGCTCGTCGCCGAGGGCATCGAAAACGAAGCCGATCTGATCGTGGTCCGCGATATGGGAATCGACTGCGGACAAGGCTTCTTCTTCGGGCGTCCCAACGCGCGACCTGCGCGCAGCGTGACGGACGACGCTCGCGACGCGCTCTGCGCCGGCCACATCGCCGTGTTTCCGGAGACGACGCGCACGGTGAGCAGCGCGTCGCCATCGGGCGGCATGGCGTCGGAGAAGATGCTCGTGCATGCGCCCGCGTTGCCGCGCCAGGCGACCAACAACGACGTGCTCGACCTGTTCAACCGCATGCCCGAGCTGCACGCGGTGGCCGTGGTCGAACGCGACGAACCGGTGGCGCTGATCAACCGCCGCAGCTTCATGGACCGCTACGCGCTGCCGTACCACCGCGAACTGTTCGGCAAGCGGCCATGTTTGCAATTCGCGAATGCATCGCCGGTGATCATCGAAAAGTCGATGACTGTCGAGCAGATGGCCAAGCTCCTTGCGAGCGACGACCAGCGCTATCTCGCCGACGGTTTCGTCATCACCGAAAACGGCAAATACGCCGGCCTCGGCACAGGCGAAAAGCTCGTGCGCGCGGTGACCGAAGTGCGTATCGAAGCCGCGCGCTACGCCAATCCGCTGACCTTCCTGCCCGGCAACATTCCGATCAGTTCGCACATCGTCCGGCTGCTCGGCAACGAAGCCGGCTTTTATGCGTGCTATGTGGATCTGAACCACTTCAAGCCATTCAATGACCAGTACGGCTACTGGCAGGGCGACGAAGTGCTGAAGTTCGCCGCCGCCGTGCTGGTCGACGTCTGCGACCCGACGCGCGATTTTCTCGGCCATGTGGGCGGCGACGACTTTCTGATCCTCTTTCAGAGCGACGACTGGGAGGAGCGCGTGTCTCGCGCGATTCATCTGTTCAACGAAGGCGCGCAGCGTTTCTATGCGCCTGCGGACCGTCTTGCAGGCGGCATCCACGGCGAAGACCGGCGCGGCAACCCGACTTTTTTCGGTTTCGTGACGATGGCGATTGGCTGCGTACGCGTGGAACCCGGCAATGGCACGATTGTGTTCAGCAGCGAGGAAATTGCGTCCGTGGCGGCGCTCGCCAAACGCCGCGCAAAGCAGGAGCCAGGCGGCTTCGTGCTGATTGGCGCAGATGAGTGCGTGGCGCTGCTGCGCGGACAGAACGATGCTGCACCGCCGAAGGCGGACTGA
- a CDS encoding LysR family transcriptional regulator encodes MDTLVSMKVFRHVVEAGSFVGAAERMEMSAAMASKHVMHLEQQLGARLLNRTTRRVAPTEAGREYYERLSQVLTELEEAEQVVGAASVVPQGRLRVSSLSAFGLSHVMAAVADYAAQHPQVTVDITLSDRVVELIDEGFDVAIRASPGGMKSSSLIARQIATAHLVLCASPAYLKRHGMPKTVADLARHNYLQYAGVSPLDIAPAIGDASPRVRLSGNLIVNHLEAQRVIVLQGAGIAMLGTEVIGDDLAKGRLVPLLVDEVPPRELPIHVVYASRRHLSAKVRSFVDFLADRFANESLWPSLEQINALAKHQAS; translated from the coding sequence ATGGATACCCTCGTCAGCATGAAAGTGTTCCGGCATGTGGTCGAAGCTGGCAGCTTCGTCGGCGCGGCCGAACGGATGGAGATGTCGGCGGCGATGGCGAGCAAGCATGTGATGCATCTCGAACAGCAACTCGGCGCGCGTCTGCTGAATCGGACCACGCGCCGCGTCGCGCCGACCGAGGCGGGCCGCGAGTATTACGAGCGTCTGTCGCAGGTGCTGACCGAACTCGAAGAAGCCGAGCAGGTGGTCGGCGCGGCAAGCGTCGTGCCGCAGGGGCGGCTGAGAGTGTCGTCGTTATCCGCGTTCGGGCTGAGCCATGTGATGGCGGCGGTTGCGGACTACGCTGCGCAACATCCGCAAGTCACTGTCGACATTACCTTGTCCGACCGCGTGGTCGAACTGATCGACGAGGGCTTCGATGTCGCGATCCGCGCATCGCCTGGCGGGATGAAGTCGTCCTCGCTGATTGCGCGGCAGATTGCGACTGCCCACCTGGTCCTGTGCGCGTCGCCGGCTTATCTGAAGCGGCACGGCATGCCGAAAACCGTCGCCGACCTCGCGCGCCACAACTACCTGCAATACGCAGGCGTGTCACCGCTCGACATTGCCCCTGCGATCGGCGACGCGTCGCCGCGTGTGCGCCTGTCGGGCAATCTGATCGTCAATCATCTGGAAGCGCAGCGCGTGATCGTGCTGCAGGGCGCGGGAATCGCGATGCTCGGCACCGAGGTGATCGGCGACGATCTCGCCAAAGGGCGCCTCGTCCCGTTGCTCGTGGATGAAGTGCCGCCGCGCGAGTTGCCCATTCATGTGGTGTACGCGAGCCGGCGGCATCTGTCGGCGAAAGTGCGCTCGTTCGTCGATTTCCTCGCCGACCGCTTCGCAAACGAATCGCTGTGGCCGTCGCTAGAACAGATCAACGCGCTGGCGAAGCACCAGGCGAGTTGA
- a CDS encoding bile acid:sodium symporter family protein yields the protein MVRPKLLPDNFTLCLVGTVIFASFLPVHGQAAVGFNWLTNVAVGLLFFLHGAKLSREAIIAGATHWRLHLVVLLCTFALFPLLGLALKPLLSPLVTPALYAGILFLCTLPSTVQSSIAFTSIAKGNVPAAVCSASASSLLGIFITPALVGVMITSQGAGGASPWHTVGNIVLQLLVPFVAGQLLRPVIGEWIERNRSVLKFVDQGSILLVVYGAFSEAVNEGLWHQIPLSALGGLVLINVVLLALALAVTVFVSKRLGFNRADQITIIFCGSKKSLASGVPMAKVIFASHAVGAVVLPLMLFHQIQLMVCAALAQRWGARDTSGENLATTQEQPTAAVARR from the coding sequence ATGGTTCGCCCAAAACTGCTCCCCGACAACTTCACGTTGTGCCTCGTCGGCACGGTGATTTTTGCCAGCTTTCTACCCGTCCACGGTCAGGCCGCGGTCGGGTTCAACTGGCTGACGAACGTGGCGGTCGGCCTGCTGTTCTTCCTGCACGGCGCGAAGCTCTCACGCGAAGCGATCATTGCGGGCGCGACGCACTGGCGGCTGCATCTGGTAGTGCTGCTCTGTACGTTCGCGCTCTTTCCGCTGCTCGGCCTCGCGCTTAAACCGCTCCTTTCGCCACTTGTCACGCCGGCGCTCTACGCGGGGATCCTCTTCCTCTGTACGTTGCCGTCGACGGTGCAGTCGTCGATCGCGTTTACGTCCATCGCCAAGGGCAATGTTCCGGCTGCCGTATGCAGTGCATCCGCTTCCAGCCTGCTCGGCATCTTCATCACGCCCGCCCTCGTCGGCGTGATGATCACGAGCCAGGGGGCGGGCGGCGCGTCGCCGTGGCATACGGTCGGCAATATCGTGCTGCAGTTGCTGGTGCCGTTCGTGGCCGGGCAACTGCTGCGTCCGGTGATCGGCGAGTGGATCGAGCGCAATCGCAGCGTGCTGAAATTCGTCGACCAAGGGTCGATTCTGCTGGTGGTCTACGGCGCATTCAGCGAGGCCGTGAACGAAGGACTGTGGCACCAGATTCCGCTGTCGGCACTCGGCGGCCTCGTGCTGATCAACGTGGTGCTGCTCGCGCTCGCGCTTGCGGTGACCGTGTTCGTCAGCAAGCGGCTCGGCTTTAACCGCGCTGACCAGATCACCATCATTTTTTGCGGCTCGAAGAAGAGCCTCGCCTCGGGCGTGCCGATGGCGAAGGTCATCTTCGCTTCGCACGCGGTCGGCGCGGTGGTCTTGCCGCTGATGCTCTTCCATCAGATCCAGTTGATGGTGTGCGCCGCGCTCGCGCAGCGTTGGGGTGCACGCGACACCAGTGGCGAGAATCTCGCCACCACGCAAGAGCAGCCCACCGCCGCCGTCGCGCGCCGCTGA